Genomic DNA from Jejubacter calystegiae:
TTACGTTGCGTTTTGGAAATAACCGCCTGTGGCTTATGATGTGCATCAGCCATAATCAACTCCTGTTCAGTTGGTTGTGGTCAGCGGCCTGTCAGTGTTTGCGGCACTGGCGGGTCGCGCCTGTATTAATAACGTATTTTCGCAGCTGTGTTCCTTTGTTAATAAATTAAGGGTTGTCGTTATTTTAATCTGTAATAACTTACAGTAGTGCACTGTGTTTCTGATTTCTGAATCCGGTTCGCAAGATTTAAATTAAATTTCAGCGCTGTTACATTGGCTGAACTATTTTTCGCTTTGCGGCTGTGTTTGGGAGAAATATGTTCTCACGGTGAATGTTCCGTTCACTTTGCGTTTCTTTTCCATATGCCAGTCCCGGCACCGGTGAACGGGTAAGGAGGCTCAAGCGCCGCCTCCTTACAACCTGGCTTTCCGGCGTGAAAATCGCCCTTCGGGTCCCCTCCGCTCATTCCCGGCAGCCGGACGGGTCGGGCGTGACGGCACGTCCGTGTGCCGCACGCCCTCAGCCCGACATCCCTGTCGGGCTGACCCTGGCAGCCAGGAACGCTCCGGCGATTTTCAGGCCGGGATGGGTGCCCGCTGTAACCTTCTGCTAGCGGCGGCGCGCTGCTTTCCGGCGACCAGGTCCAGTTGGTCAGCCGTGGCGATGTCACTAACAGCGGTACCATCAGCGGACGTGAAATGACGCAGATCAGTGCCGATAACCTGACCAATCAGGGTTTTGTGCAGGGCAAGTCGGTCACGGTGCTTACCGATAACGACATTATCAACAGCGGCGGTACGCTGCTGGCTCAGGACAGCCTGACGTTGCAGGCGGGGCACGATATTATCAGCCGCACTGAAGGCGGCAGCGCCGGAACCGAAGCCTGGCTGGACCGCAGCGCCGGTATTTACGTTCAGAACGATAAAGGCGAGCTGACGCTGAAGGCGATGAATGATATCACCCTGACGGCAAGCGAGCTGATTAACCGGGGCCAGGAGAGTACGACGCAGATTATCGCCGGGCGCGATTTGAACCTGGATACCCAGCGCCTGAGCCATGCCACCGACTATACCCGCGACAGCAAGCGATACGATCGTACGCTGTCCACTCAGGAAGCGGGAAGCCGCATTGATGCGGGCGGGGTGCTTGCGATTGCCGCAGGCCGGGATATCAACGCCCGGGCGGCGGAGATAAGCGCGGGCGATGCGTTAACGGCGCAGGCCGGGCGTGATATTAATCTGACCAGCGGCGAAGCCACTTACGATCACGAGGGGCGCAGTAAATGGACCAGCTCCGGTTTCCTGTCGAAGACGAAGCATGAGCTGTACGGCAACACCTCGCAGCGCGAAGCGCAGAGCACGACGGTGAGCGGCGACAGCGTCCAGATGCAGGCCGGTCGGGATCTGACGGTGCAGGGCAGCAATGTGGTGGGCACCGGCGATGTGAGTCTGGCGGCGGGGAATAACCTGACCCTGACCACGGTGGAAGAGGTACTGCACGACACGCTGGTGAAGCAGAAGAAAAAGTCGGGGCTGATGAGCACCGGCGGTATCGGGTTTACGGTGGGAAGCCTGAGCCAGAAGGTGAGTACCGAAAGCGACAGTAATATACAGAAGGGCAGCACCGTTGGCAGCAGCGGCGGGAATGTCTCGCTGAGCGCCGGGAATCTGGCCTCAATTCACGGCAGCGATGTGGTGGCGGGTCAGGATATCAGCATTACCGGTCGCGATGTGGCGATAACGGCGGCGCAGAACAGCCATACTGAGCTGACGAAGACCGAGACGAAGAGCAGCGGGCTGACGCTGGGGCTTTCGGGGTCGGTGGGCAGCGCGCTGAACACGGCGACGCAGCAGGCGCGGGCGGCAGGTAAAGAGGACGATGGCCGGCTGGCGGCGCTGAAGGGGACTCAGGCGGCGCTGACCGGCTATCAGGCGGCACAGGCCGGCAGGCTGGCGGCGGTGTCGGACGATAAAAAGGACGGTAATACCGTCGGGGTGATGCTGAGCTACGGCAGCCAGAAATCGACGTCGGAAAGCCGGCTGGAGCAGCGTACGTCCTCCGGAAGCACCTTAACGGCGGGCCGGGATATGACCATCCGTGCCACGGGCGACGGTAACGGCCAGGGCGGCGACCTGGTGGTGCAGGGCAGCCAGCTGACGGCGGGGCGTGATATGGCGCTTGCGGCGAACCAGGATATCAGCCTGAGTTCGGGGCAGAACAGCGACCAACTGAGCGGCAGCAATAAGAGCAGCGGCGGCAGCGTGGGTGTGGGTATCGGCGTGGGCTCGGGTAGCGCCGGTTTTACGGTATCGGCGAGCGTAAACCAGAGTCAGGGTCGCGAGAAGGGTAACGGTCTGACCCATACGGAGACCACGGTGGACGCGGGGCGTCAGGTGAGTCTCAGCAGCGGACGGGATACGCTGTTGCAGGGCGCCCAGGTGAGCGGGGAGTCGATAAAGGCGGAGGTGGGGCGCAATCTGACGATGCGTAGCGAGCAGGACAGCGACCGCTATGATATGAAGCAGAGCAGCAGCAGCGCCGGCGCGAGCGTCACCTGGGGAGCGGGGGCCAGCGGTTCGGCGAGCGTGAGCGCCAGCCGGGACAAGATGCACAGCAATTTTGATTCGGTGCAGGAGCAGACGGGACTGTTTGCGGGTAAGGGCGGCTTCGATGTGACGGTGGGCGAGCATACCCAGCTGGATGGGGCAGTGATAGCCTCGACGGCATCGCCTGAGAATAACCGTCTGGATACGGGAACGCTGGGCTGGAGCGATATCCACAATCAGGCGGACTATAAGGTGGAGCACCAGAGCGCGGGGCTTTCCACGGGCGGTAGCGTGGGAGACCAGTTTCTGGGCAATGCGGCGAGCAGTCTGCTGGTGGGGATGAACGGCGAGGGGCATGACAGCAGTACCACGCATGCCGCCGTGAGTGACGGGGCCATCACCATCCGGGATAAGGATAAGCAGGCTCAGGATGTGGCAGGGCTTTCCCGGGACACCGAACATGCGGCGAACGGTCTGAGCCCGATATTTGACAAGGAGAAGGAGCAGCAGCGGCTTCAGGAAGCGCAGCTGATAGGAGAGATAGGCCGTCAGGTGGGGGATATCGCGACAACGGAAGGGACTATCGCCGGGATGAAGGCGAAGAAAGACCCGGCAGCGCTGGCAGAGGCGAAGGCACAGCTGGAGCGTGAAGGAAAACCGTTCAGTGATAAGGATGTGGCGGAGCGGGCCTACAACAATGTGATGCAGCAGTTCGGTACCGGCAGTGCGTTGCAGCAGGGAATCCAGGCGGCAACGGCGGCGGTGCAGGGGCTGGCGGGAGGTGACCTGGCTCAGGCCATCAGCGGCGCGTCGGCGCCGTATCTGGCGGAGCAGATACATAAGCTGACGGAAGGTAATCCGGAAGCGAAAGCGATGGCGCACGCGGTGGTGGGTGCGGTGACTTCCTGGGCTGCGGGTAACAACGCGGCGGCGGGAGCTGCCGGTGCGGTGACCGGTGAAGTGATGGCGCAACTGGTGATGGGGCAGCTTTATCCGGGCAAGAAGGTCAGCGAGCTGACAGAAACGGAGAAGCAGACCATCAGCACGCTGGGCACGCTGGCGGCGGGTCTGGCGGGGGGGCTTGCCGGAAACAGTACGGCGGATGCGGTGGGTGGAGCGCAGGCCGGGAAGAATTCGGTTGAGAATAACTATCTGAGTAATACCCAGAAGGCTCAGAAGAAGGAAGAACTGGCGGAATGTAAGACAGTTGCCTGTAAAGCTCAGACAGAAGCGAAATGGACGGCGATTGATTTGGGGCAGGACGGCAGCTTTGCGGCGGGTATGGTGGCCGGGGTTCCGGCAGGTCTGTATGATGCTGTGGACAGTATCGTGAAAACTGCCAGCAGTCCGCTTGAAACCTATGAAGCGCTGAAATCGCTGTTTAACAGTGGTGATGTGCTGGGCAATGTCTCGGATGCAGTGAAGCAATCCTATATTGATCGCATTGATCGAATGGAAGCGGAGTACCAGAGAGCCGGGGCCAGCGGATCGTTTAATGCCGGTGTTGAAGGCGGTAAGCTGGTCACGGATATAGCCGGATTGTTGGCTGGCGGTGCTGGCGTGGTGAAAGGTGGTGCGGTACTGACGGAGAAGGTTGTTGCGAAGGTCGCAGGTAAGGCTGAATCAGCGGTTGCGAATGCAGGGAAAGCAACCAGCGGAGCTGAGAATGTAGCACTCTATCCGAAGCTGAAAGACGACCTGTTGCAGCAGAATCTGAATAATATTGCGAAGCAGGATCCGAGGCTGGCGATCGCTGTTAAAGGAGATGGCACTAAAAATCCTAATTTCTCTATAGGAATGGGAACAGCAGCCGATGCTGACAGGTTGGGTAAGATATGGGTTGGTGATGGTGGGAAATTGGTTGATAATCAAAAAAAATGTCCAGGTTGTTGGACTAGTGCTGATGGTACCCGTTTGTATCGTCCGCCAACTAATAAGAAAAGCCAATTTGCTACTACAGGTGTTCAGGCAAATTTCCAGCAGTTCGATAAGTCAGGAGCGATGATCAGTAATGGTCATCTAAATGTGACCAAATGAAAGCCGATTTAAAATCTCTGTGGTCTGATCATTTTTTACTAGAAGAGTATCAGCCTTCGGAACCTGATAATTTTTCTTTGTGGGTAGAATTATCGATAGGTGCTGATAATGGGGAAGAGGCCGATTACTTTCGAATAAAAATATGTACCCCCGAATGGCTCTGTAAGCACCAGTGGCTGCCGGAGCTGATACGGCATACGCTGCTGGTACGTAAATACGATCTGGATGAGATCAAAAAGACCATCACCGATTATATCGACCAGTGCGAAGGTGAAGACTGGATGGAGATAGCCCAAAAACTCGCGCGCGTCTTTGCCTGGGAGTATGAAGACTATCAGCCTTAAATAACTAATCCCGCCCTTTACCGGCGGGATTTTACTTTACAGACCAGTCAGTTACCGTTCTGCTTCTGCGGCCTGCTGATCGCCTCGATCAGATCCGTGATCTGCCGCTGCTTACGGGCAGAAAGCTTACCGGCTTTGCGTAATGCCTGCATGATTTCCGGCTCGGGTGGGGAAGTTTCCTGTGCCAGGATAATCAGGCAACCCGGAAGCACTTTGACGTTAACTGGTGTCCCGGTTTCAAATCCGACTTCCCCCAGCCAGTTGCCTTTCAGGTGCAGGCTGGGGCTTCGGCTGTAGCGCGTGGTTATACCGGTCGTGGAATTTTCGTGACGCATGCTGGTATATCCGACTTTCAGGTTGCGTTGTGTTTTGGAAATAACCGCCTGTGGCTTATGATGTGCATCAGCCATAATCAACTCTCCCGTAGTTGGTTGTGGTCAGCGGCCTGTCAGTGTTAGCGCACTGGCGGGCCGCGCCTGTATTAATAGCGTATCTTCGCTACTGTATTCCTGCATTAATAAATTAAGGGCTGCCGTTATCTTAGCCTGTAATTAATCACAGTGGTGCGCCTGTTTTTTGTTTTCTGAAGCTGTTTCGCAATATTTAAACTGATTTACAGTGTTGTTTCATTGACGGGTAAATAGTGCCATGTTCAGGAGATATATGTGCGCATTGTGGAGTATTCCGTTCACTTTGAGTTTCTTTTTCCTCTGTCAGTTCCGGTGCCGGTGAACGGGTAAGGAGGCTCAAGCGCCGCCTCCTTACAACCTGGCTTTCCGGCGTGAAAATCGCCCTTCGGGTATAACCCGGCCCATCCCTGGGCCGGTCCCTTCGGGCAACGCCTGCGGCGTTGTTCAAAATTGCTCCCGGCAATTTTGTCCTCCGCTCATTCCCGGCAGCCGGACGGGTCGGGCGTGACGGTACATATATGGACGCTCCCGGATCGCAAATGTTTTTTCAGTAAAAATGACAAAGTGGTAGCTGCAGCCATATATTCGGTCTTTATTCCAGGGATTTTCCCCTGACCATGATGAGTAACCGCCAGGTGAGTACCAGACATCCACTACGGGCTTTTCCGCCCCTGTGCCGTCACGGCTTCTCTCACCTGCGGTCTTACCTGTTTTGCCATCTTACTGATTACACCCGCACTTCCGGTAACGTGTGACTCTGTTTACTGTAACCCGTAGCGTCAGCCTGAGCCTGTATCAGGCTGGCGTTGCGGGGTGGTATTCTGTTCCGCGCCTCAGCATCGCCCACAGTATCCGGGTGGTTTTATTGGCCTGTGCGGTGACTGCCACGTTGTGAGGTTTGCGCTGCATCAGCGCCAGCAGCCATGGGGTTCCCTGACCGGTTCGCTGAATCCAGGCTGCCACCGCTCTCGCCCCGTGAACCAGAAGGAAGCGAAAATAGCTGTCCCCCCGTTTGCTGATGTGCCCCAGTTTCTGGTGACCTCCGCTGGAATGCTCCCGGGGAGTCAGCCCCACCCAGGCGGCAAACTGTTTTGCCGAGCCGAACTGCTGTGCGTTTCCGACAGAGGCCACAACATAAGTGGCTGTCAGCAGACCCACGCCCGGCACCTGCGCCACACGCTGACAATCCGGGCGGCTTCTGAACCATGCCGTGAGCTCTTTTTCCACCTGCGACAGCTGGTTGTCCAGCTCCCGGATATGCGCCAGCTGGCGGGCGGCGCTGGACCGGACCAGAGGTGAAAGCCCGTTTTCATCATCACCCAGGATATCGGACGCGCACTGATGAACCTGCCGACGCCCCCCCGGAATGACAAACCCAAATTCAGCCAGCATCGCCCGCAGGCTGTTAATCACGGCGGTTCGCTCCCGGATAAGCAGACTCCGTTCGATATGCAGTGTCAGTACCGCCTGCTGCTCTACCGTTTTTATTTCAACGAAACGCATGTTTGGCCGGGTGACAGCCTCGCAGATGGCTTCTGCATCTGCCGCATCTGTCTTGTTCGTTTTGACGTAGGGTTTTACATACTGAGGCGGAATCAGTTTCACCTGATGACCGTGCTCCCTGAACAGCCGCCCGAAGTGATGGCTGGATGAACACGCCTCCATCCCGATAAGGCAGGGCGGCAGGTTGATAACAAACTGAACAAACCGGGCACGTGACAGACGCTTACGCAAAACGGTATTCCCGTTGTGATCAACGCCGTGAAGCTGGAAAACACTTTTTGCCAGGTCAATACCGAGAGTTGATACTTGCATGATGGACGCTCCTCATTTGTCAGGACGTTATACAACGATCCAGTCTGGTACACTGATACCGTAAAATCTGGAGCGTCCATCTCATTATCCCTGTGCCGTATGCCCTCAGCCCGGCATCCCTGCCGGGCTGACCCTGGCAGCCGTGAACGCTCCGGCGATTTTCAGGCCGGGATGGGTGCCTTCTGCCAGCGGTTCGGCGAGCGTGAGCGCCAGCCGGGACAAGATGCACAGCAATTTTGATTCGGTGCAGGAGCAGACGGGACTGTTTGCGGGTAAGGGCGGTTTCGATGTAACGGTGGGCGAACATACGCAACTGGATGGGGCTGTGATAGCCTCGACGGCATCGCCTGAGAAT
This window encodes:
- a CDS encoding IS110 family transposase translates to MQVSTLGIDLAKSVFQLHGVDHNGNTVLRKRLSRARFVQFVINLPPCLIGMEACSSSHHFGRLFREHGHQVKLIPPQYVKPYVKTNKTDAADAEAICEAVTRPNMRFVEIKTVEQQAVLTLHIERSLLIRERTAVINSLRAMLAEFGFVIPGGRRQVHQCASDILGDDENGLSPLVRSSAARQLAHIRELDNQLSQVEKELTAWFRSRPDCQRVAQVPGVGLLTATYVVASVGNAQQFGSAKQFAAWVGLTPREHSSGGHQKLGHISKRGDSYFRFLLVHGARAVAAWIQRTGQGTPWLLALMQRKPHNVAVTAQANKTTRILWAMLRRGTEYHPATPA
- a CDS encoding immunity 8 family protein, with the translated sequence MKADLKSLWSDHFLLEEYQPSEPDNFSLWVELSIGADNGEEADYFRIKICTPEWLCKHQWLPELIRHTLLVRKYDLDEIKKTITDYIDQCEGEDWMEIAQKLARVFAWEYEDYQP
- a CDS encoding hemagglutinin repeat-containing protein translates to MNDITLTASELINRGQESTTQIIAGRDLNLDTQRLSHATDYTRDSKRYDRTLSTQEAGSRIDAGGVLAIAAGRDINARAAEISAGDALTAQAGRDINLTSGEATYDHEGRSKWTSSGFLSKTKHELYGNTSQREAQSTTVSGDSVQMQAGRDLTVQGSNVVGTGDVSLAAGNNLTLTTVEEVLHDTLVKQKKKSGLMSTGGIGFTVGSLSQKVSTESDSNIQKGSTVGSSGGNVSLSAGNLASIHGSDVVAGQDISITGRDVAITAAQNSHTELTKTETKSSGLTLGLSGSVGSALNTATQQARAAGKEDDGRLAALKGTQAALTGYQAAQAGRLAAVSDDKKDGNTVGVMLSYGSQKSTSESRLEQRTSSGSTLTAGRDMTIRATGDGNGQGGDLVVQGSQLTAGRDMALAANQDISLSSGQNSDQLSGSNKSSGGSVGVGIGVGSGSAGFTVSASVNQSQGREKGNGLTHTETTVDAGRQVSLSSGRDTLLQGAQVSGESIKAEVGRNLTMRSEQDSDRYDMKQSSSSAGASVTWGAGASGSASVSASRDKMHSNFDSVQEQTGLFAGKGGFDVTVGEHTQLDGAVIASTASPENNRLDTGTLGWSDIHNQADYKVEHQSAGLSTGGSVGDQFLGNAASSLLVGMNGEGHDSSTTHAAVSDGAITIRDKDKQAQDVAGLSRDTEHAANGLSPIFDKEKEQQRLQEAQLIGEIGRQVGDIATTEGTIAGMKAKKDPAALAEAKAQLEREGKPFSDKDVAERAYNNVMQQFGTGSALQQGIQAATAAVQGLAGGDLAQAISGASAPYLAEQIHKLTEGNPEAKAMAHAVVGAVTSWAAGNNAAAGAAGAVTGEVMAQLVMGQLYPGKKVSELTETEKQTISTLGTLAAGLAGGLAGNSTADAVGGAQAGKNSVENNYLSNTQKAQKKEELAECKTVACKAQTEAKWTAIDLGQDGSFAAGMVAGVPAGLYDAVDSIVKTASSPLETYEALKSLFNSGDVLGNVSDAVKQSYIDRIDRMEAEYQRAGASGSFNAGVEGGKLVTDIAGLLAGGAGVVKGGAVLTEKVVAKVAGKAESAVANAGKATSGAENVALYPKLKDDLLQQNLNNIAKQDPRLAIAVKGDGTKNPNFSIGMGTAADADRLGKIWVGDGGKLVDNQKKCPGCWTSADGTRLYRPPTNKKSQFATTGVQANFQQFDKSGAMISNGHLNVTK
- a CDS encoding SymE family type I addiction module toxin — protein: MADAHHKPQAVISKTQRNLKVGYTSMRHENSTTGITTRYSRSPSLHLKGNWLGEVGFETGTPVNVKVLPGCLIILAQETSPPEPEIMQALRKAGKLSARKQRQITDLIEAISRPQKQNGN